One genomic segment of Devosia sp. includes these proteins:
- the bcsN gene encoding cellulose biosynthesis protein BcsN: MLSLLVAGLAGCSTTRELPPQEARIVTPADAMIMPPVGGPAISKVVSTTYPNALKQDISLVTQARTPGENKISVILFEGAGGDGSDARLKDVPFTQVNLTEEALAAWPDTGMAVSPYYVQNAYGPFGYAIGKPANGDTCIYAWQRIEPTTRPSGSVGRGTIFIRLQLCKQRATEQELLAVMYQLRLDVSVFPPGRAPARIGALSAPIVPVGAQGFAEVIPTSRPPAQPRPTPPTVRTVPVVQTPVVVTPPPGTPIVPTPTGTPVVPTPPGSGVTGPTVPLPPTNTVIVPPPPGGQN; this comes from the coding sequence ATGCTGAGTCTGCTGGTCGCCGGCCTGGCCGGTTGTTCGACGACGCGCGAACTGCCGCCTCAGGAAGCGCGCATCGTTACCCCGGCCGATGCCATGATCATGCCGCCCGTGGGCGGTCCGGCCATTTCCAAGGTCGTCTCGACCACCTATCCCAATGCGCTCAAGCAGGACATTTCCCTCGTCACCCAGGCGCGCACGCCGGGCGAGAACAAGATATCGGTGATCCTGTTCGAAGGCGCGGGCGGTGACGGCTCCGATGCCCGGCTCAAGGACGTGCCGTTCACCCAGGTCAATCTGACCGAGGAGGCACTGGCAGCCTGGCCCGATACCGGCATGGCGGTTTCGCCCTATTACGTGCAGAACGCCTATGGCCCGTTCGGCTATGCCATCGGCAAGCCGGCCAATGGCGATACCTGCATCTATGCCTGGCAGCGCATCGAACCGACCACGCGCCCTTCGGGCTCGGTGGGCCGCGGCACCATCTTCATTCGCCTGCAATTGTGCAAGCAGCGCGCCACCGAGCAGGAACTGCTCGCGGTCATGTACCAGCTGCGGCTCGATGTCAGCGTCTTTCCACCGGGCCGCGCCCCGGCCAGGATCGGGGCTTTGTCGGCGCCGATCGTGCCGGTCGGCGCGCAGGGCTTTGCCGAGGTGATCCCGACCAGCCGCCCGCCGGCCCAGCCGCGCCCGACGCCGCCCACGGTCAGGACCGTGCCGGTCGTGCAGACGCCGGTCGTGGTGACCCCGCCACCCGGCACGCCCATCGTGCCGACACCAACGGGCACGCCCGTTGTGCCCACTCCACCCGGCAGCGGGGTTACAGGTCCCACCGTGCCCCTGCCGCCGACCAATACCGTCATCGTGCCGCCCCCGCCGGGCGGACAGAACTGA
- a CDS encoding cellulose synthase, which yields MKVLYIALPLLLIGGASFTLTTAQFGPASAQAKVEPFRLMAQAPLDVQTTIEPASEAPAGNTTPPAAAPAATAQAGSSEVDETALRYFARQGDLERMQREIDRLRILHPGWQPPADPLAEDVSPNQDIITIWELFSAGDYAGTRAAIAALQEKDPNYQPSADLLQSLALGEATQRLRNASDAGEYEAVISVAANNPQLLICESVDNLWRVAEAFARTGAAARASDAYRYVLDNCENGPERLATVQKASELLDRTALDALLALERQDAAGLGEFASIRLDLARSAVAASLEEGDEQPLATDLARLETEAEAAGNAEDFRLLGYYELDQSRPNEARRMFERAMAADSSAASAEGLGVTLLQLRDPRAAEAAIADYRADTETLAELYLDVAAAVLSVEGRPDVGQTVLGRIVDAAMSARSANVAQELGWYAYEYQQPQTAFEWFTLSLGWQADLEPAAYGLMVSANALGNSATVESIRAQWGGRSARIAQFGQANATSAAPATSASGALPLPRPRPVRPGDTSRAPPASEFRKPAQASVAQAAPSSGSGGSASSGGRSCQNYVPATSLSPGGALNHAWCLMGLNRPAQAVDHFARALQSSSERTRSDAAYGQSLAFIRLGLGDEAAVAAAAAPLSQARIVELEIAILTQKATSAYGIGDYARAIDLLNHRARFAPERNDLLTLRAWSYYHLRRFAEAERIFEAVAATGYGDAVSGLEASRSALAIRASTQ from the coding sequence GTGAAAGTCCTTTATATTGCCCTGCCCCTGCTCCTGATCGGGGGCGCATCCTTCACCCTCACGACCGCCCAGTTCGGCCCGGCCAGTGCCCAGGCCAAGGTCGAGCCGTTCCGGCTGATGGCGCAGGCCCCGCTCGATGTGCAGACAACCATCGAGCCGGCATCGGAGGCCCCTGCCGGCAATACGACGCCGCCCGCTGCGGCTCCTGCCGCAACCGCGCAGGCGGGAAGCTCGGAGGTCGACGAGACGGCGCTGCGCTACTTTGCCCGCCAGGGTGATCTTGAGCGCATGCAGCGGGAAATCGACCGGCTTCGCATCCTCCATCCAGGCTGGCAGCCGCCGGCCGATCCGCTGGCCGAGGACGTTTCTCCCAATCAGGACATCATCACCATCTGGGAGTTGTTCAGCGCCGGGGACTATGCCGGCACGCGTGCCGCCATTGCCGCGCTGCAGGAAAAGGACCCCAATTACCAACCATCGGCAGACCTGCTGCAAAGCCTGGCGCTGGGCGAGGCCACGCAAAGGCTACGCAATGCCTCCGATGCAGGCGAATATGAGGCCGTGATTTCCGTCGCCGCCAACAATCCGCAACTGCTGATCTGCGAAAGCGTCGACAATCTCTGGCGCGTGGCAGAGGCTTTTGCCCGCACCGGTGCCGCGGCCCGGGCCAGTGACGCCTACCGCTATGTCCTCGACAATTGCGAAAATGGCCCCGAACGCCTCGCCACGGTTCAGAAGGCGAGCGAATTGCTCGACCGCACCGCGCTCGATGCCCTGTTGGCACTGGAGCGCCAGGATGCTGCGGGTCTCGGTGAATTTGCCAGTATTCGCCTGGACCTGGCGCGCAGCGCCGTCGCTGCAAGCCTCGAAGAGGGCGACGAACAGCCGCTCGCCACCGATCTGGCCCGTCTCGAAACCGAGGCCGAGGCAGCTGGAAATGCCGAAGATTTCCGCCTGCTCGGCTATTACGAACTGGACCAGAGCCGCCCCAACGAAGCGCGCCGCATGTTCGAGAGGGCCATGGCGGCCGATAGCTCGGCAGCCTCGGCCGAGGGGCTGGGCGTCACCCTGCTGCAATTGCGCGATCCGCGCGCGGCCGAGGCGGCCATCGCCGATTATCGGGCCGATACCGAGACGCTGGCGGAACTCTACCTCGATGTGGCTGCCGCTGTGCTGTCGGTGGAGGGCCGCCCCGATGTCGGGCAGACCGTGCTGGGCCGGATCGTCGACGCCGCCATGTCGGCCCGCAGCGCCAATGTTGCACAGGAACTGGGCTGGTATGCCTATGAATACCAGCAGCCCCAGACGGCCTTCGAATGGTTCACCCTGTCGCTCGGCTGGCAGGCCGATCTCGAACCAGCCGCCTATGGGCTGATGGTATCGGCCAATGCGCTGGGCAACAGCGCCACGGTCGAATCCATCCGGGCGCAATGGGGCGGTCGCTCGGCCCGCATCGCCCAGTTCGGTCAGGCCAACGCAACCTCGGCGGCCCCGGCCACGTCGGCCTCGGGCGCCCTGCCCTTGCCGCGTCCACGCCCGGTGCGGCCCGGCGATACCAGCCGCGCACCGCCTGCTTCCGAATTCCGCAAGCCGGCTCAGGCGAGCGTCGCCCAGGCTGCCCCGTCCAGCGGATCGGGCGGCTCTGCCAGTTCAGGCGGCCGGTCCTGCCAGAACTACGTGCCGGCCACGAGCCTCTCCCCCGGCGGCGCGCTCAACCATGCCTGGTGCCTCATGGGTCTCAACCGGCCTGCCCAGGCCGTCGACCACTTTGCCCGCGCCCTGCAGTCAAGCTCGGAACGGACGCGCAGCGATGCCGCCTATGGGCAGTCGCTGGCCTTTATCCGCCTTGGCCTGGGCGATGAGGCCGCCGTTGCCGCTGCCGCCGCGCCCCTGAGCCAGGCGCGGATCGTCGAACTGGAAATCGCCATACTCACCCAGAAGGCGACCAGCGCCTATGGCATCGGCGACTATGCCCGGGCCATCGATCTGCTCAATCATCGGGCCCGGTTCGCGCCGGAACGCAATGACCTGCTCACCCTGCGCGCGTGGAGCTATTATCATCTGCGCCGCTTTGCCGAAGCCGAGCGCATTTTCGAAGCCGTCGCCGCCACCGGCTATGGCGATGCGGTCAGCGGGCTCGAAGCCAGCCGCTCCGCCCTGGCCATCCGCGCTTCGACGCAATAA
- a CDS encoding glycosyl hydrolase family 8, with amino-acid sequence MSMTLLGGSAAASTVFTETEWQDYLSAYVSPEGRVIDTANGGISHSESQGYGLILSALADDRASFERIWSFTSTELLVRDDGLAAWRWEPEASPHITDINNATDGDMLIAYGLILASRAWSEQSYLDLALPIVQTIGETMLVTADGLPVILPGAEGFDRDAGEGGPVLNPSYWIYETFPVFAEVSPTINWQGVSDAGLEILRRARQTTAGVPADWVQLEDGRQKPAEDFPPEFGYNGIRVPLYLMRAGLDAEAIRAFRKNAGSFGMGKVDVVSGQMLEPIGEPGYRLIVAAMDCVLDGKPVPQDLRSLSATSYYAATLQLLLLDHLRRNSPACLVEAGS; translated from the coding sequence ATGTCCATGACGCTCCTCGGCGGCAGTGCCGCGGCCAGCACGGTGTTCACCGAAACCGAATGGCAGGATTACCTTTCCGCCTATGTTTCCCCGGAAGGGCGGGTCATCGATACGGCCAATGGCGGCATCAGCCACAGCGAAAGTCAGGGCTATGGGCTGATCCTTTCAGCCCTCGCCGATGACCGCGCCAGTTTCGAGCGTATCTGGAGCTTTACCAGCACCGAATTGCTGGTACGGGACGACGGGCTTGCCGCCTGGCGCTGGGAGCCAGAGGCCAGCCCGCATATCACCGATATCAACAATGCCACCGACGGCGACATGCTGATCGCCTATGGCCTCATCCTGGCGTCGCGCGCCTGGAGCGAACAGTCCTACCTGGACCTGGCCCTGCCGATCGTCCAGACCATTGGCGAAACCATGCTGGTGACGGCGGATGGGCTTCCGGTCATCCTGCCGGGGGCCGAGGGCTTCGACCGTGACGCCGGCGAAGGCGGGCCGGTGCTCAACCCCTCTTACTGGATCTACGAGACCTTTCCCGTCTTTGCCGAGGTCAGCCCGACCATCAACTGGCAGGGCGTCAGTGACGCGGGCCTCGAAATCCTGCGCCGGGCGCGCCAGACGACCGCCGGTGTGCCCGCCGACTGGGTGCAGTTGGAGGATGGCCGCCAGAAGCCGGCTGAAGATTTCCCGCCCGAGTTCGGCTATAATGGCATCCGCGTTCCGCTCTACCTGATGCGGGCCGGACTGGACGCAGAAGCGATCAGGGCATTCCGCAAGAATGCCGGCAGCTTCGGAATGGGAAAGGTCGACGTGGTCTCCGGACAGATGCTCGAACCCATTGGTGAGCCGGGCTATCGCCTGATCGTGGCGGCGATGGATTGTGTGCTGGACGGCAAGCCGGTTCCCCAGGACCTGCGCAGCCTGTCGGCCACCAGCTATTACGCCGCAACGCTGCAATTGCTGTTGCTGGATCATCTGCGCCGCAACAGTCCGGCTTGCCTGGTGGAGGCCGGATCGTGA
- a CDS encoding cellulose biosynthesis cyclic di-GMP-binding regulatory protein BcsB, translating to MTRLATLSLAAMLAAAIPALAQVTPFDMSPESDRVTPETAPGDPAGGAVTPPPVAALAEPFARYLLPQQSMLLTGEESRTSMVVYLTEAQASAAARLEFGFLNSLVVAPEISNLRVRVNQTEIASVPLGASSAPAARAIDLPSGILRAGPNVVEFSSVARHRTDCSVASTYELWTELPAQNLKLVLDGDGVGQLTQLTDLAAVGVDETGATRVRLLTRELTSRQTATTLLGLSQALALALHVPQMHIEVADALSERYAAGVLDLVVMPAADLPESLAAIRSQAEAAPLAALVPLASGATTLVVSGPDWASVARAGEAVLASAGDGSLPRIDLADPHPMILSGQSVVLSDLAMPTAEFTGRRLTTEVQFNLPYDFYAYRYGELDLVLDAAYSADVLPGSEIDVYTNGQIASATPLLRTDGGQLRKSVIRIPMTSLRPGRNEAVIAVNVQSATDSVCSAGWTGQAPVRFVLSNSSELRFPDYARIGVVPDLLVLAGTGWPYTERESVPAVLGNTEDAVLSAMMLAARIAASSDDVIAFEVTDAASVGPGDDALIVMPLTEMPSPVVGRTGIAPSALRPSAEDDALNQFDTAGQQRTLPEPVQWALDQVGLQLADLMIIRPRDSLYVPKSDEAVLTQVRHGEGGLWTVLTASDNATLRSGTEQMIVTDRWREVSGRLAAISIEDGRVETLEATQPVLVETQPFSLTNLRLIAANWFSGNLLYFAAAVVLAAVILTFTSSLVLTQLGRRK from the coding sequence ATGACTAGATTGGCCACCCTCTCGCTTGCCGCAATGCTTGCCGCCGCAATACCCGCCCTGGCGCAGGTCACCCCGTTCGACATGTCGCCCGAAAGTGACCGTGTGACGCCCGAGACCGCCCCAGGCGATCCAGCCGGGGGCGCGGTCACGCCGCCGCCGGTCGCGGCGCTTGCCGAACCGTTCGCGCGTTATCTCCTCCCCCAGCAGTCCATGCTGCTGACCGGCGAGGAAAGCCGCACCTCCATGGTCGTCTATCTGACCGAGGCCCAGGCCAGCGCCGCGGCACGGCTCGAATTCGGCTTTCTCAATTCGCTCGTCGTCGCCCCCGAAATTTCCAACCTGCGGGTCCGCGTCAACCAGACCGAGATTGCCAGCGTGCCGCTTGGTGCCTCCAGCGCTCCGGCCGCGCGCGCCATCGATCTGCCGTCCGGCATCCTCCGCGCCGGGCCCAATGTCGTGGAATTTTCCAGTGTCGCGCGCCACCGCACCGATTGTTCGGTGGCCTCGACCTATGAACTCTGGACCGAATTGCCCGCGCAGAACCTGAAGCTGGTTCTGGATGGGGACGGCGTGGGGCAGCTGACGCAGCTGACCGATCTCGCCGCTGTGGGGGTCGATGAAACTGGCGCCACCCGCGTGCGCCTTCTCACGCGCGAACTGACCTCACGCCAGACCGCCACCACCCTCCTGGGCCTCAGTCAGGCGCTGGCGCTGGCGCTGCACGTGCCGCAGATGCATATCGAGGTGGCCGATGCCCTCTCGGAGCGCTATGCGGCGGGGGTACTCGACCTCGTCGTGATGCCCGCAGCCGATCTGCCGGAAAGTCTCGCAGCCATCCGCAGCCAGGCCGAGGCAGCGCCGCTGGCAGCGCTTGTGCCGCTTGCCAGTGGTGCCACGACCCTGGTGGTCAGCGGACCCGATTGGGCATCTGTGGCCCGCGCCGGGGAGGCGGTTCTGGCCAGCGCCGGCGATGGTTCGCTGCCGCGCATCGATCTTGCCGACCCCCATCCCATGATCCTTAGCGGACAATCGGTTGTCCTGTCCGATCTGGCCATGCCCACCGCCGAATTCACCGGCCGGCGGCTGACCACGGAAGTCCAATTCAACCTGCCCTACGATTTCTACGCCTATCGCTATGGCGAGCTCGACCTGGTGCTCGATGCCGCCTATTCGGCAGACGTCCTGCCCGGCAGCGAGATCGACGTCTATACCAACGGGCAGATCGCCTCGGCGACGCCGCTGCTGCGCACCGATGGCGGCCAGCTGCGCAAGTCTGTGATCCGCATTCCCATGACCAGCCTGCGGCCGGGGCGCAACGAGGCGGTCATTGCCGTCAATGTGCAATCGGCCACCGATAGCGTGTGCAGCGCCGGCTGGACCGGCCAGGCGCCGGTGCGGTTCGTCTTGTCCAACAGTTCCGAACTCCGCTTTCCCGACTATGCGCGCATCGGCGTGGTGCCGGACCTGCTGGTTCTGGCCGGCACCGGCTGGCCCTATACCGAGCGCGAATCCGTGCCCGCCGTGCTGGGCAATACCGAGGACGCGGTCCTGTCGGCCATGATGCTGGCCGCCCGCATTGCCGCCTCGTCCGACGATGTCATCGCGTTCGAGGTAACCGATGCCGCCAGTGTCGGTCCCGGAGACGACGCGCTGATCGTCATGCCCCTCACCGAAATGCCGTCTCCGGTGGTGGGGCGCACCGGCATTGCTCCAAGTGCCCTCAGGCCCTCCGCCGAAGACGACGCGCTCAATCAGTTCGATACGGCCGGACAGCAGCGCACCCTGCCCGAACCGGTGCAATGGGCGCTCGACCAGGTGGGGCTGCAACTCGCCGACCTGATGATCATCAGGCCTCGCGACAGCCTTTATGTGCCCAAGTCCGACGAGGCGGTGCTGACACAGGTCCGGCACGGCGAAGGCGGGCTCTGGACGGTCCTGACGGCGTCGGACAATGCCACGCTGCGCAGCGGCACCGAGCAGATGATCGTCACCGATCGCTGGCGCGAGGTTTCCGGCCGGCTGGCGGCAATCTCGATCGAGGATGGCCGGGTGGAAACACTTGAGGCCACCCAACCGGTCCTGGTTGAAACGCAGCCCTTCTCGCTGACCAACCTGCGCCTGATCGCCGCCAACTGGTTTTCCGGCAACCTGCTCTACTTTGCTGCGGCCGTGGTTCTGGCGGCAGTCATTCTCACCTTCACCTCGTCGCTGGTGCTGACACAATTGGGGCGTCGCAAATGA
- the bcsA gene encoding UDP-forming cellulose synthase catalytic subunit, which produces MSKALTILIWLLAAAATLVLLTIPVSLQVHLVMAVVLILLMAVIKLLGFEGNWRLLLLALGTIIVLRYAYWRTTSTIPSVDNLADFIPGLLLYLAEMYCILMLFLSLFVVIKPIPSRPSVRLAEGEAAPLVDVFIPTYNEDYELLAGTLAAAKAMDYPTDRFTVWLLDDGGTDAKRNHPDPEVAGAAQDRYELLRQLCDELDCRYLTREANEHAKAGNLNNGLANSAGEYVAVFDADHAPARDFLQETVPYFARDERLFLVQTPHFFLNPDPVERNLRTFEVMPSENEMFYGIIQRGLDRWNAAFFCGSAALLRREALQATNGFAGRSITEDCETAIELHSRGWNSIYVDKPLVAGLQPATFASFIGQRTRWAQGMMQIMLFSFPLFKRGLKLVQRLSYLSSTMFWLFPLPRMIFLFAPFCYLFFDLQIFTASGGDFAAYTLTYVLVNLVMQNSLFGRWRWPWISELYEYVQSVHLLGALFSVIRNPRRPTFNVTAKDESVDKARLSELARPFYIIFLLLLVAVSMTIFKIGAEPYRAEVTMVVGGWNIFNLILAGCALGVVSERREIRASRRVAIERRCEVQAADGSWVKGAIINVSSGGLAVRLPGGAAGLARGAPTVVKFTPLSDAGVTELSVFIRSVLAQGKGAVLGCRYMPERGLDYRLIADLLFANSATWQARQRSRQINIGIIRGTIRFLGIALYQTGRGLTYFLRFGSGKAAND; this is translated from the coding sequence ATGTCCAAAGCGCTGACCATCCTGATCTGGCTTCTGGCGGCAGCGGCCACGCTGGTGCTTCTGACCATTCCGGTGAGCCTGCAGGTGCACCTGGTCATGGCCGTGGTGCTGATCCTGCTGATGGCGGTGATCAAGCTTCTGGGGTTCGAGGGCAACTGGCGCCTGCTGCTGCTGGCGCTGGGCACCATCATCGTGCTGCGCTACGCCTATTGGCGCACCACCAGCACCATCCCTTCCGTCGACAACCTCGCCGACTTCATCCCCGGCCTGCTGCTGTATCTGGCCGAGATGTACTGCATCCTCATGCTGTTCCTCAGCCTGTTCGTGGTCATCAAGCCCATTCCCTCCCGGCCATCGGTGCGGCTGGCCGAAGGCGAGGCGGCGCCCCTGGTGGATGTATTCATCCCCACCTACAACGAAGACTACGAGCTCCTGGCCGGCACCCTGGCGGCCGCCAAGGCCATGGACTATCCGACCGACCGTTTCACCGTCTGGCTGCTCGACGATGGCGGCACCGATGCCAAGCGCAACCATCCCGATCCCGAAGTGGCCGGCGCCGCCCAGGATCGCTACGAGCTTCTGCGCCAATTGTGCGACGAGCTCGATTGCCGCTATCTGACGCGCGAGGCCAATGAGCACGCCAAGGCCGGCAATCTCAACAATGGCCTGGCCAATTCCGCCGGCGAGTATGTCGCCGTTTTCGACGCGGACCACGCCCCGGCCCGCGATTTCCTGCAGGAAACCGTACCCTATTTCGCGCGGGACGAGCGCCTGTTCCTGGTGCAGACGCCGCACTTCTTCCTCAATCCGGACCCCGTCGAGCGCAACTTGCGCACCTTCGAGGTGATGCCGTCGGAAAACGAGATGTTCTACGGCATCATCCAGCGCGGGCTCGACCGCTGGAACGCTGCCTTCTTCTGCGGTTCGGCGGCCCTGTTGCGGCGCGAGGCGCTGCAGGCGACCAATGGCTTTGCCGGGCGCTCGATCACCGAGGATTGCGAAACCGCCATCGAGCTGCACAGCCGGGGCTGGAATTCGATCTATGTCGACAAGCCGCTGGTGGCCGGACTGCAGCCGGCGACCTTTGCCAGCTTCATCGGCCAGCGGACGCGCTGGGCCCAGGGCATGATGCAGATCATGCTGTTCAGCTTTCCGCTGTTCAAGCGCGGGCTCAAGCTGGTGCAGCGGCTGAGTTACCTCTCCAGCACCATGTTCTGGCTGTTTCCGCTGCCGCGCATGATCTTCCTGTTCGCCCCGTTCTGCTACCTGTTCTTCGACCTGCAGATCTTCACCGCCTCGGGCGGGGATTTTGCCGCCTATACGCTCACCTATGTGCTGGTGAACCTGGTCATGCAGAACTCCCTGTTTGGCCGCTGGCGCTGGCCATGGATTTCCGAGCTCTATGAATATGTGCAGTCGGTGCACCTGTTGGGGGCGCTGTTCTCGGTGATCCGCAATCCGCGCCGGCCCACATTCAATGTCACGGCCAAGGACGAAAGCGTCGACAAGGCGCGGCTATCTGAGCTCGCGCGGCCCTTCTACATCATCTTCCTGCTGCTGCTGGTCGCGGTCAGCATGACCATCTTCAAGATCGGCGCCGAACCCTATCGCGCCGAGGTCACCATGGTGGTGGGCGGCTGGAATATCTTCAACCTGATCCTGGCGGGTTGCGCGCTGGGCGTGGTTTCCGAACGCCGGGAGATCCGCGCCAGCCGCCGCGTGGCCATCGAGCGCCGTTGCGAGGTGCAGGCCGCCGATGGCAGCTGGGTCAAGGGCGCGATCATCAACGTGTCGAGCGGGGGGCTTGCGGTCCGCCTGCCCGGCGGGGCCGCCGGTCTCGCCCGCGGCGCGCCGACCGTGGTCAAGTTCACTCCGCTTTCCGATGCCGGCGTCACCGAACTATCGGTCTTCATCCGCTCGGTGCTGGCCCAGGGCAAGGGCGCTGTCCTCGGTTGCCGCTACATGCCCGAGCGCGGCCTCGATTACCGCCTGATCGCCGATCTGCTGTTCGCCAATTCGGCCACCTGGCAGGCCCGGCAGCGGAGCCGGCAGATCAATATCGGCATTATCCGCGGCACCATCCGGTTCCTTGGCATCGCGCTCTACCAGACCGGACGTGGCCTCACCTATTTCCTGCGCTTCGGGTCGGGGAAGGCCGCCAATGACTAG
- a CDS encoding BadF/BadG/BcrA/BcrD ATPase family protein: MTEAHIGLDVGGTAGRWVACAGDGTVLARGRVAGATGHVFNPAERQRLSDCFAQLGAGLDQAGLSARGLVAGITGFGTAAAGDIRALASSALAIAPGAIAVMDDIILAYAAHFRPGEGHLISAGTGSIGIHVTAAGAVIRVGGRGILIDDAGSGSWIALAALDRIYRAIDETGAPTGVEILASEVFALVGGASWHDVRQYVYAGDRGRIGALAVGVGRAAAQGDAVAIAILEQAGRELARLAEALIARGGRHEVALVGGVLTLDDRIVAAVRAALPGVSLSTPVLDVALAAAQLPTRADGGAWRDIVDRQPALG; encoded by the coding sequence GTGACTGAGGCCCATATCGGGCTCGATGTCGGCGGCACCGCCGGGCGCTGGGTGGCCTGCGCCGGCGACGGAACGGTGCTGGCGCGCGGTCGGGTGGCAGGCGCCACTGGCCATGTGTTCAACCCGGCCGAACGCCAGCGCTTGTCGGACTGCTTCGCGCAGCTGGGGGCCGGCCTCGATCAGGCGGGGCTCTCGGCGCGGGGTCTTGTCGCCGGCATTACCGGGTTCGGCACCGCCGCTGCAGGTGACATTCGCGCGCTGGCGAGTTCGGCGCTGGCCATTGCGCCGGGCGCCATTGCGGTGATGGATGACATCATTCTCGCCTATGCCGCCCATTTCCGGCCCGGGGAAGGGCACCTGATTTCAGCCGGAACCGGCTCGATCGGCATTCATGTGACGGCGGCAGGCGCGGTGATCCGCGTGGGCGGGCGCGGCATCCTGATCGACGATGCGGGTTCGGGCAGCTGGATCGCCCTTGCGGCGCTCGACCGCATCTATCGGGCCATTGACGAGACCGGCGCGCCAACAGGTGTCGAGATCCTGGCCAGCGAAGTCTTTGCCCTGGTTGGCGGGGCCAGCTGGCATGACGTCCGTCAATATGTCTATGCCGGCGACCGTGGGCGGATCGGGGCGCTGGCCGTCGGGGTCGGGCGCGCGGCGGCACAGGGGGACGCGGTGGCCATCGCGATCCTGGAGCAGGCGGGGCGCGAACTGGCGCGGCTGGCTGAAGCGCTTATCGCGCGCGGCGGCAGGCATGAGGTGGCGCTGGTGGGTGGCGTTTTGACCCTGGATGACCGGATTGTCGCGGCAGTGCGCGCGGCCCTGCCGGGGGTGAGCCTGTCGACGCCCGTCCTGGACGTGGCGCTGGCTGCGGCGCAACTGCCGACGCGGGCGGATGGCGGGGCATGGCGGGACATCGTCGACCGCCAGCCGGCATTGGGTTAG
- a CDS encoding sugar phosphate isomerase/epimerase: MVELSFQLYSARNVPSWPDFYAKLAALGYRQVEGFGGLYDDAAGLAALLKNNGLAMPTGHFGLDQLEDRDTALKAAETLGMKKIICPFIMPDQDSKDESQWLALAEKLAGFHDIYSAEGYGFGWHNHHFEFFPTSTGRTPMEVILETAPKIEWECDVAWVIRGKADPVAWFDRYGDRITAVHVKDIAPEGENADEDGWADVGHGVVGWSDLIKTVQQKTKAQYFVAEHDKPSDEVRFATRSIETAKSWN, from the coding sequence ATGGTTGAACTGTCCTTCCAGCTCTATAGCGCGCGCAATGTTCCGTCCTGGCCCGACTTCTATGCCAAGCTGGCCGCGCTCGGTTATCGCCAGGTCGAGGGCTTTGGCGGGCTCTATGACGATGCCGCAGGCCTCGCGGCTCTTCTCAAGAACAATGGCCTCGCCATGCCGACCGGCCATTTCGGGCTCGATCAGCTCGAAGACCGCGACACGGCGCTCAAGGCTGCCGAAACCCTGGGGATGAAGAAGATCATCTGCCCCTTCATCATGCCCGACCAGGACAGCAAGGACGAGTCGCAATGGCTGGCGCTGGCCGAGAAGCTGGCAGGCTTTCACGACATCTATTCTGCCGAAGGCTATGGCTTTGGCTGGCACAATCACCACTTCGAGTTTTTCCCGACCTCGACCGGCCGCACGCCAATGGAAGTGATCCTGGAAACGGCGCCGAAGATCGAGTGGGAATGCGACGTGGCCTGGGTGATTCGCGGCAAGGCCGATCCGGTGGCCTGGTTTGACCGCTATGGCGATCGCATCACCGCCGTTCACGTCAAGGATATCGCCCCCGAGGGCGAGAATGCCGATGAAGACGGCTGGGCCGATGTCGGCCATGGCGTGGTCGGCTGGTCCGATCTGATCAAGACCGTGCAGCAGAAGACCAAGGCCCAGTATTTCGTGGCCGAGCACGACAAGCCATCGGACGAGGTGCGCTTTGCCACCCGCTCGATCGAAACCGCGAAAAGCTGGAACTAG